The sequence CATTTTCATCGCCCCCTCCTACAAGGAAACCTTTTTTCTTCTTATTTGTCAAGCCTTCGATGAACCATCTCATAGCTTCCGGGAATTCTCAGGTCATTTATTGTCATTTGTCGTCATTTATCGTCATTTAAATGACGGCGAAGCCAAATGACATAATGACTACAAATGACGGCTGATCTATGGACGGCGGACAATTGGCCATAGATGCTACACTTAAGGGGAATAAAAGCGTCGTAAATAAATGCAGGAGCAAGATAATGATGAACGGATTTGGTCTTCTGATTAAACCGAGCTCTGCCGAGTGCAACATGAACTGCCTTTACTGTTTCTACCACGGCCGGCCTACCGATCCTTATGCCGGTAGAAAGGGACGTAGGATGAGCGATGAGGTGCTCAGGGAGATGATCAAACAGTACATGAACATGGTCGATATGGCCTCCCTCAGCTGGCAGGGCGGTGAGCCGCTGTTGATGGGGCTGGATTTCTTTCAGGCTGCCGTCAATTACGAGATAAAGTTCGGCAGGTCGGGACAGATCGTCGGGAACAGCGTCCAGACAAACGGCGTGCTTATAAACGCCGAATGGGCGAGATTCTTCAACAGATATAAATTCCTCATCGGACTGAGCCTGGACGGGCCGAAGGAAATCCACGATAGATTCAGGACGTATTACGACGGACGGGGAAGCTATGATGACGTGATGAGGGCGGCGGAGATCCTCAGAATGTACCGGGTCGAATTTAACGTGCTCGCTGTCGTAAACAGCTATAACGTCAAATACCCCGAGCTGCTCTTCGATTTCTTCGTCTCGGAAGGCTTTCAGTTCCTCCAGTTTATCCCCTGCACCGAAAGGGATCCCAGAACAGGTAAAATGACACCTTTTTCGGTGGGGCCGGAGGAGTACGGGGACTTCCTCTGCGCCCTGTTCGATAAATGGTACAACAACGGCAACCCGATCGTCTCCATCAGGCTATTCGACGGGATTCTCTCCTCCATGTTGGGCATGCCCCCCGGCATGTGCATGCTGGAGGATCACTGCGGCGATTATGTCGTGGTGGAATATAACGGGGATGTATATCCGTGCGATTTCTTCGTCCAGGAGGATATGTTCCTCGGCAACCTGCTCGAGACACCCCTGTCCCGGATAGTGGAGACGGATAAGTTCAAATGGTTCAGGAACCTTCGGAGGGGTGATTTCCCCGAGTGCAAGGTATGCAGGTGGAACGAGATATGTCATAACTCCTGTCCCAGATTTAGGTATGTCAACGGAGGATTCAACGAGAGAAGCTATCTGTGCGATGCGTTCAGAAGATTCTTTAAGCACAGCTATCGGAGGTTCAGGATATTGAGGGATAAGCTCAGACGCCGAGGGTTCTGAAGAGGATATCGAAGACCGGACGGTTATCAGTTCTGTAATAGATCCGCATCTCATATGTAACGATCTCTCCACCACTTTCCCGGCATTCTATCCTCACGGTGACCTCCGTCGAGCTCATAAGGGCGTCATATTGAAACACCTCAAACAGATCGAGCGATTTGGATGGCTCGATGACTACGGGTAAACTGTTGCGGGTCAGACTTGGAAAGATCCTGGCTAAGGGGGTCTCGTAGAGATGGGTGTATCTCCATCTTCTACCCACCTTCACCGCCAGTCTGCATCTGTTTATCGTGACGGGGCGCTGGTCGCTCGTGTTATAGGCCCGGAAGGAGATCAAAAACAGCGTATAACCGCCTCGGCTGAGGAAGCAATTCACGCTTTTTACAAGCGGCTCGATCCTTAGCGGGCTTTCACGCCCGATGTGCCTTTTCGATCTGGCCTCCAGAACCACCACAACCCATCTGGACAGGGCCAATCCGAAGGCCAGCAGGCTGAGGATGAAGCTCGCCAGAAGCACTTAGGAACGCCCTCTGCCGATGATCTTGCTCAGTTCTGACTCCGATATGACGGTTACCGAGATCTCCGTGCTTCGCACGGGTCTGCTCCGGGTTATCGAGTGATAGAAGAAGGGGATGACGAGGAACCACGCGAGGGTTACGATCAGAGCCGTCAGCGGCGCCATGACCTTCATGATCCTGAACTTCCACCTTGCCCTTGAGGCTTCGTACCGGACGGTGAATTTCTGGATTCGCCTCATGATCTTATCCCGCATCTCGGCGGGCGCCCTCACCTCACCCCAGGCTCTAAGCGCGAGGGAAGTCCGCTGAAGCTCGGCAACCTGCCGGGCACATTCGGGGCATCTCCTCAGATGAAATCTTATAAGCCCTATCTTCCAGATGGGTAGTTCCCTGTCGAGATATGCTGAGAGAAGCGGTTTGACCTGTTCGCATTTCAGGTTATATCCTGGCATTATACCCCTCCTCAAGCCCGTATCTCACCAGGATCTTGCGCAGGTTCTGACGCGCCCTGTGGATGATCGATTTAACGGCGCCGACCGAACATCCCAGCGCATAGGCTATCTCGTCGTACCTCAGCGACTCGTACTCCCTCATCACGATGGCCAGCCTTTGGTTTTCGGGAAGGCTCTGGATCGCGCGCTTGACCAACATCGCCCTCTCCTTCCTCTCGAAAAGCTCATCCGGCATCGGCGATGTATCTACAAATATATCGGCATTTCCTTCCGACTCGATGATCCGTTCCAGCGAGTCGGAGGGATGACGCCTTCTATATCTGAGCTCGTTCCGACACAGGTTCGCCGCTATCTTGAAGAGCCAGCTTTTGAACCTGTTTTTAGATCTATATCCCCTGGCGTTTTTGAAGACCTTGATAAAGGTCTCCTGACAGAGATCCTCTGCCCTGTGGTAATCGCCTATGGTATGGTAGATGAAGTTCATGACGGCGTCCTGATATCTGGAGACCAGGAGCTCAAAGGCGTTCACGTCGCCGTTTTTACATCGGAGCATCAGCTCCTCGTCGGAGCTTCTCATATCCCGTTACACCTCGCTATATCCGAACTTCCCCTCATGGGCTTTTTCCAGGAAGGACGCCAGAAGCCTGACTGAGGCGTCGATATCCCCCCAATGGGCCATCTCCACGGTTGTGTGGACGTATCTAGTGGGGATGGAGATGGTCGCAACCGGTATCCCCGCCCTTGCCCTCTGCATCGCTCCCGAATCCGTCCCACCCCTCGGCAATATCTCCATCTGGTATTTGATCCCGTTCTTCTCGGCTAAGTTCCTCAAGAACTGAACTAGGTTATAGTCCGAGATGCTGGAGGAGTCCATGATCTTTATGGCCGTGCCCTCTCCGAGCTTTGTCACCCTTTCGTGGGCGGGGCTTCCGGGCAGGTCGTTGGAGATCGTCACGTCCAGCGCTATCCCGACGTCCGGATCTATTCCGAAGGCGGAGGTCTGAGCTCCCCGCAGCCCCACCTCCTCCTGGACCGTCGCCACGGCGTAGATCTCGACCTCATGTCCTTCCAGGGCCTTCAGGGCCTGAAGCATGACGTAAAGCCCCAGCCTATCGTCAAACGCCTTGCCTGTGACGCATTCCCCGATGGCGATAACGCGTCTGTCCATCGTTATCGGGTCACCCACGCGGACATATCTCTCGACCCTTCTTTTGGGCATTCCCAGGTCGATATAATAATCGGTCACCTGGGGCGGTTTCTCGTCCTTCGGCTGAAGGTGTATCGGTTTACGTGCCAGCGTCATTATCCCGGGGAGATCCCTCTTGAATCCATGCACCACAACTCGCTGGTTCATCAGCGTCCTGGCGTCAAATCCTCCTACGGGGACGAACTTCAGGAATCCGTCATCGTCTATATGGTTAACCAGGAAGCCGATTTCATCCATGTGGGCGGCGATCATGACCTTTTTGGGATTGGATACGCCCTCAGGTCGTTTGATCCCTATGACATTTCCCATCTGATCGACCTTGACGAGGTCAACCAGATCCTTCATCCTCTCGATCACCAGCGCCCTGATCCTCTCCTCACGACCTGGCACGCCAGGCGTCTCACAGAGGTTTCTCAAAAGCCTAAAGCTTCGCCTTGGTTCTATCATATCCCCTTTCCTCCTCAGATCTCTATCATAGCTTTGATTATTCCCCCCTTACCTTCACCCGTTAACATCTCAAACGCCTCCGCGATCCTCTCCAGAGGGAAGAGATGGCTGATCATCGCCTCGGGATCGATCATTCCGGAGGCGGCGAGTCTGATGGCACGTTGATAGACGTTTTTCATCCGGCGGGCCATCTTTATCGTCAACCCTTTCCTCCGGGCTCTGGAAGCGGTGAGGACGATCCTGTCGTCGGACGGTATCCCGATGAAGACGGCCATGCCGCCGTTCTTACAGACATCGATGCACTGCTGGAAGGTCTCGGCCTCGCCGGCCGCCTCAAAGGCGACATCGACCCCCCTGCTGCCCGTCAGATCCATGATGAGCCGGACGGGATCTGATCCGGTGGGATCTATCACCACATCGGCGCCTAGCTTCTTAGCCATCTCGCGTCTTTCGGGAATCGGCTCGCTCAGGAAGATCCTGGACGCCCCGGACAGAGCGGCTATCTGAGCCGTGGCCAACCCTACAGGTCCACCCCCTATAACGGCCACCTCGTATCCGGGTTTCACCTTGCCCAGATCGACGGCATGGATCGCTACGCCGTACACCTCGAGCATCGCCCCCCCGGCCGTGCTGATCTCAGGAGGAAGTTTGAAAAGCAGGTGTTCGGGATGTACCAGCTTCTCCCTGAAAGCACCTTGTTGAGGAGGAGTGCCGAAGAAGCGGATGTTCAAACATAGGTTCGGATTGCCCTCAAGGCAGGCTTCACATCTACCACAATGTATAGCCGGATCTATAGCTACCCGATCCCCCGGCTTAAGGGAGCTAACACCCGATCCGATCTCAAGCACCACACCGGCGGGTTCATGTCCTATGATGAAAGGCCCTTCCGGGACGGCGTCTCCGATCTGACCTTCGGCGTAGTAATGGACGTCGGAGCCGCATATCCCGACGTATTCCACTTTCACCAACACGTCATCGGGATTTTGAACTTTCGGTTCCTCGATCTCCCCGACCCTGATATCCCCGGGTTTATAAAGCAGCGCCGCTCTCATCCTCTCACTTCCAATCCAGATAGAGGTGATCGTAATTCGTGTTTGTTATTCTAACCTGGTTGCTTCCGTCGGGGTTGACGATGAAGATCTCCAGGGATTTCCTGTCACCTGGACGAGCCGCATAGGCTATCTTAGTTCCATCGCCGTTCCACGTCGCGTATGCCGCTCTTCCGTTACTGACGTTGATCAGGTTTTTAAATCTCCCCCTGACCACCTCTGCGGTGCAGACATAACCTCTGGCCGAGAAGAGGATCCTCCTACCATCCGGCGCCCATTCGTAGATCTCATCGCAGGGGGGTTCATCCCTTCCCAACGCCCATCTGCCCGATGCGATCACGCCTTCGACATCCGCAAGGGCGAGCACGCCTGAGGTGATGAAGGCGATATATTTGTTATCCCAAGTCCAGAAGGGCCAGGCGGCATCTTTGGGAAGAGAGGGGATCAATCTCGGATGGGGATTAAGTATGCGTCCGTCCTCGTTCCAGTGGTTCCATCCCTTGGCCCATTCGCTGCTGCCCATTCTCTTTCGATCCTTTCCGTCTACGCTCACCACCCATCCCTCCAGCCGATCCACACTTCGTTTGGGTTTAACCGAGACGAGGATCTGATCGCTTTTGGGCGACCACCAGAAGTAGTTTATCCTCTCCTGCTTGCCGAGCAACCTTCTTTTGCCGGAGCCATCCCCCCTCATCACCCACAGTTCCTGGTTTCCATCAGGCCCGGAGATGTAGGCTATATATCGGCCGTCAGGTGACCATCTTGGGAAAATGCTGATGTTGTCGTCGGTGAGCTGACGAAGCTCCGTGCCGTCGGGGTTCATCGTGTATATATTCTGACTGAAGAACTCCCACCATCTTTTGGAAACCCCTGAAGGCCCCACGCCGCTGCTGTATATACCTATAGAGGCTTTGAACCCCTGGAGGCTATTGAGCGGTTTTCTGACAGTAAAGACCAGATCACCGCACAACGCCGTGGAAATAAACCACAGCGTCAAAAGTATAGCGAGCACGGCCCCCTTCAATTTGCCCCCTCCTTTTTCACCTGAGCTTTAATATCTCCCTCGGTTCCTCCTGAAGTATGGGCTTTTCGAGCTCAGTTATGGCATTGAAGACGGTCTTTATGAACTCGGCCACCTCATCCCCCGTTACCTCCTTCTTGCTCTGGATGAAGGCGACCGTCATATCACGCACGAGCTCGAACTTCTTATCCGTCAGCATTTTCCCCTCCCCTGGCCGTTCTAGGCAGAACGAACTGCCATATAAGCCTTTGAAACCTGGATTCATATATCAGATCATATCTGTCCATCATATCGGGTATGATCTTCTCCGCCCTGCGGCGCGTCTCGAGTGTCAATCTGATAGCCTCGGGCAGAGAGAGAGATCTATCATACATCAGCCTCTCTGCCGTTTGATCGACCAGATCTCGAAGTTTCCCTATCCTTTCATCATCGTTCATCCCACTATCTCCGTTCCGATTCCACTTTCGGTGAATATCTCCAGCAGGATCGAGTGAGGGATCCTGCCGTCGATTATGTGGGTCTTGGAGACCCCTCCTTTAAGGGCGATGAGACAGGCTTTCACCTTGGGTATCATCCCGCCCGCTATCACACCTTCCGCCTTCAGCCTCTCAACCTCATCCTCGTGGATAGTCGGTATCAGGGAGTTTTCGTCCTCTCTATCGGCCAATATTCCCCTAACGTCGGTGAGCAGTATCAGTTTTTCGGCTTTCAGGGCGGCAGCTATCTCTCCGGCGACGGTATCGGCGTTTATATTGTAGGTCTGTCCTCCCTCATCCACACCTATAGGTGCGATCACGGGGATAAACCCTCCGGATATGAGCGTGTCGATTATCCCGGGGTTTATCCTCACCACCTCCCCGACGAAGCCTATGTCCAGATCGGGTTTGGGCATGTGTTTTTTTGCCAGTATGAAGCTGGCGTCTTTTCCACATATTCCGACAGCTTTAGCGCCATGTTGGTTTATAAGGGAGACTATCTGCTTGTTGATCACCCCGGCGAGCACCATCTCTACGATCTCCATCGTCTCGCCGTCCGTCACCCTCAATCCGTTGACGAAGCGGGATTTCTTCCCGAGTTTTTCCATCGTCCGGCTTATCATAGGTCCTCCGCCGTGAACCAGTACGGGGTTCATCCCCACGAACTTCAGAAGCACGACATCCTGGATCACGCTCTCCCTCAACTCATCCTCGATCATAGCGCTGCCGCCGTATTTTATCACCATCGTGGTTCCGTAAAACCTTCTTATATACGGCAGAGCCTCTATGAGAACCTTCGCCTTGGATATGAGCTCATTCATCCACCGGATCTCCTTTTATATGCGGGGTTTTTAAGATCTATACGAAGCGTTTATCTTGATGTATTCGTCCGTCAGATCGCACGTCCAGATCGTGGCCTCCGCGTCGCCCGCGTTAAGGTTGACGGTTATTCTGAGGTTATTTTTCATGAACAATCTCTTAGCCCCCTCCTCGTCATAATCGGCCGCTACGCCGTTATCGACGATCAGTAGGTCGTCAAACCAGATCTGCACTTTTTCCGGATCGAACACCGCCCCGGAGTATCCGAGCGCCGCCGCTACCCGTCCCCAATTTGGGTCCATACCGTAGATGGCCGTTTTAACCAGCGGTGATTCCGCCACGGCGCGGGCGGCCATTTCGGCCTCCTTTTCATCTCGAGCTCCCTTTATCGTAACGGTCACGAACTTTGTGGCGCCCTCGCCGTCCTCAACTATCATCCTGGCGAGCTTTCCGGTGACGTAATCCAGCCCTTTCCTGAACTGATTGTAGGCCTCATCCCTCTCCTTAATCTGAGGATTTCCCGCCCCACCGGTCGCGAGGATAAGAACGGTATCGTTGGTGCTCATGTCTCCGTCCACGGTTATTCTGTTAAACGATAGATCAACCGATTCCTTAAGCGCACTCTGAAGCATCTCCGCCGTTATAGAGACATCGGTGGTCAGGAAGCAGAGCATAGTGGCCATATTGGGACGGATCATACCTGCTCCTTTTGCTATACCGCCGATCCTGACCTCCTTACCGGATACCATCAAGCTTACGGCACATTCCTTAGGCAGTTTATCGGTGGTCATGATCGCCCTCGCTGCGTTATGTCCTCCTTTTGGGCTGAGTGATTTAACGGCCTGTTTGATCCCCTTCCCTATCCTATCCATCGGCAGACGCACCCCTATAACCCCTGTTGAGGCGACCAGGACCATCTCCGGGGCGATCTTCAGCTCTTCGGCGGCTATCTGAGCCATTCTTCTTGCGTCCTCGAACCCCGCCTTACCGGTGCACGCATTGGCGTTTCCGCTGTTAGCCACTATCGCCTGAGCCCTGCCGGATTTAACCCTGGATTGTGTCAGCAGCACCGGCGGAGCTTTCATCAAATTCGTGGTGAAGACTCCGGCCGCTACGGCCGGCTCGCGACAGAAGATAAGCGCAAGGTCTTTCTCCCTCGATCCCTTGACTCCAGCCGAGACACCGCTTGCCAAAACCCCTTCCACGATTGTGATTGAACCCATTAGCTCCCTCATCCACTCTCCTCCCAAGATATCCTTGCTGCCCTCCTTCAACGTAATTACTATACATCAAAGGAGAACGAAAAATCAAGTGAAGCATAGCTCACCTCGGTTTCGGAGAATTGACTTCTCAATCTGTCGGTGATAAAATCAGATGTCGCAGGTTTAACACAACCGGAAAGGAGAGAAGGGATGCCGAAGGACAAAATACGTGTCGCCTTCATCGGATGTGGAGGAAACGCCCGCGGCCATGGGAGACGCATCGCCGCTCAGCCGGATGCCGAGGTCGTTGGGATCTGCGATGTCAGCGAGGCCGCGATACAGGCCTTCCGAGGGATCGACGGCGTGGGGGCCAAAGTGCCCGCTTTCACGGATCATAAGGAGATGCTCGCCACCGTCAAGCCGGATGCGGTGGTGATCAGCACCCCGCATACGCTTCACTTCCAACAGATCATGGATTCGCTCGACGCAGGATGCCACGTGCTGGTCGAAAAGCCGATGGTGTGCACGGTAGAGCACGCCCGCAAGGTGATCGCTAAGGTTGAGGAGACAGGTAAGCATCTGATGATAGGCTACCAGCGTCATTTCAGCCCCATATACATGTACTGCCGTGACGTCGTTCAGAGCGGTGAGCTCGGAAAAGTTCACTTCGTGGCGGCCCATCAATCTCAGAACTGGTATCGCAGTCAAAAAGGGAAATGGCGTCAGGACCCAGCCCTCAGCGGCGGCGGACAGCTCAACGACTCCGGCAGCCATCTGCTGGATATCCTCCTCTGGATTCTGGAAACACGGCCTGAGGAGGTCTTCGCGATGATGGACTGCCTCGATACACAGGTGGATATCCTGACGGCGATGACCATCAGGTTCGACACAGGTGCTCTGTGCAACATCAGCGTTGTCGGACACTCAGTCGGGCGCATGCATGAGGATATGACGATCTGGATGGAGAACGGAACGCTGTTCGTGCGAGACGGAAAGCTTTACAGGGAGGAACAGAACACAGGGATGGTGGAGGTAACCGGTGATCAGCTCCCCAAGGGTGGGGAGAAAGACAGGGCTTTTCTGGATCTAGTCCTCGGTAAGGCAGAGAACGCTGTGGATGCCACCAACGGACTTCGCGTTATCCAGCTCACCGAGGCGGCCTGGAAATCCGCTGAAACGGGTAAACCCGTCAGGCTGAAATAAATGGCTGAATTCGATCTTCTACCGGAAAGGATCAAAGGGGTCATCCTGAAGATGCTGAATCCGGGAGAGGGAGTGAGAATGTGCTTCATAGCTAAAGGCTCCCTTTCCGCGTCCAGGGATTTCATCGTGATAACCGATGCTCGGGTGTTCATAATCGACGAGAGAAGGATGGGAGGATGGGTATATGCCAACGTGAAAGGGGATATCCCGATATCCGATATAATTGGGATCGAGGTGAGAAGAAAGCTAAGGGACAAGGTGCTTGGGCAATCCAGCTTAAGCTTAAAGCTTGAAGGGCGTGAATATCTCATAGATAGAGCATCATCGCGGGAGGTGAAGAGAGCCCTCGAGATTATCACCTCGATTATGAGCGCACATCCCATGTGAAATTTGTTCACCTGTGACCTGTAATGCTCACTCTAGGTGGATGAGATTTCCTTCAATCTTTGGTCTTGATTTCAACGAAGAATTCCCTATTGAGCAGTAGATTCCAAAATTCCGCTATCTGCCGCGCTATCTTCCCATGAATCAACACTCCCATTTCCAAGTTTTCCGATAGCCCTGGGCCTGTTAGGTTAGCACTACCGATATAAGCGTATCGGCCATCAACAAGGCAGAATTTAGCATGTGATCCAAGCCGTCGTTCATCCTCTATATTAGTTCGGGGCTGAAACAACCGCAAACGCCCATGGGCTTTTTGACGCAAATAGCTCAACTCAAGCGCTCGCAGGCTGCTTCCAGTACTAACTATGTCAACATCAACACCTCTTCCTAGTGCTGCACGCAAAGCCTCTGCTAATGGCTCACTTTCAAGATTTTCATGTAATTGTATAAATGGTGATGCGATAACTATTTGATGCTGGGCCTGCGCAATCAGCTGAATGATCACGCCAAGTGTTGTACGTGCCCGAGCCCTGAAGGCAAGCTCTGGTCCATAGGGTTCCGGCACGGTAATAACAAACTCAACATTTGACGAGGTATCTTGATCGCCAAGCATACTTCACCTTACTATTGTAGGGATGGATCGAGATAACCTGCAATGGTTCTTCCCAACTCAGGATCATAACCTCCGAAGAGAAAAACACGCCCA comes from Candidatus Poribacteria bacterium and encodes:
- a CDS encoding anaerobic sulfatase maturase encodes the protein MNGFGLLIKPSSAECNMNCLYCFYHGRPTDPYAGRKGRRMSDEVLREMIKQYMNMVDMASLSWQGGEPLLMGLDFFQAAVNYEIKFGRSGQIVGNSVQTNGVLINAEWARFFNRYKFLIGLSLDGPKEIHDRFRTYYDGRGSYDDVMRAAEILRMYRVEFNVLAVVNSYNVKYPELLFDFFVSEGFQFLQFIPCTERDPRTGKMTPFSVGPEEYGDFLCALFDKWYNNGNPIVSIRLFDGILSSMLGMPPGMCMLEDHCGDYVVVEYNGDVYPCDFFVQEDMFLGNLLETPLSRIVETDKFKWFRNLRRGDFPECKVCRWNEICHNSCPRFRYVNGGFNERSYLCDAFRRFFKHSYRRFRILRDKLRRRGF
- a CDS encoding zf-HC2 domain-containing protein; its protein translation is MPGYNLKCEQVKPLLSAYLDRELPIWKIGLIRFHLRRCPECARQVAELQRTSLALRAWGEVRAPAEMRDKIMRRIQKFTVRYEASRARWKFRIMKVMAPLTALIVTLAWFLVIPFFYHSITRSRPVRSTEISVTVISESELSKIIGRGRS
- a CDS encoding sigma-70 family RNA polymerase sigma factor; amino-acid sequence: MRSSDEELMLRCKNGDVNAFELLVSRYQDAVMNFIYHTIGDYHRAEDLCQETFIKVFKNARGYRSKNRFKSWLFKIAANLCRNELRYRRRHPSDSLERIIESEGNADIFVDTSPMPDELFERKERAMLVKRAIQSLPENQRLAIVMREYESLRYDEIAYALGCSVGAVKSIIHRARQNLRKILVRYGLEEGYNARI
- a CDS encoding M42 family metallopeptidase; the protein is MIEPRRSFRLLRNLCETPGVPGREERIRALVIERMKDLVDLVKVDQMGNVIGIKRPEGVSNPKKVMIAAHMDEIGFLVNHIDDDGFLKFVPVGGFDARTLMNQRVVVHGFKRDLPGIMTLARKPIHLQPKDEKPPQVTDYYIDLGMPKRRVERYVRVGDPITMDRRVIAIGECVTGKAFDDRLGLYVMLQALKALEGHEVEIYAVATVQEEVGLRGAQTSAFGIDPDVGIALDVTISNDLPGSPAHERVTKLGEGTAIKIMDSSSISDYNLVQFLRNLAEKNGIKYQMEILPRGGTDSGAMQRARAGIPVATISIPTRYVHTTVEMAHWGDIDASVRLLASFLEKAHEGKFGYSEV
- a CDS encoding NAD(P)-dependent alcohol dehydrogenase translates to MRAALLYKPGDIRVGEIEEPKVQNPDDVLVKVEYVGICGSDVHYYAEGQIGDAVPEGPFIIGHEPAGVVLEIGSGVSSLKPGDRVAIDPAIHCGRCEACLEGNPNLCLNIRFFGTPPQQGAFREKLVHPEHLLFKLPPEISTAGGAMLEVYGVAIHAVDLGKVKPGYEVAVIGGGPVGLATAQIAALSGASRIFLSEPIPERREMAKKLGADVVIDPTGSDPVRLIMDLTGSRGVDVAFEAAGEAETFQQCIDVCKNGGMAVFIGIPSDDRIVLTASRARRKGLTIKMARRMKNVYQRAIRLAASGMIDPEAMISHLFPLERIAEAFEMLTGEGKGGIIKAMIEI
- a CDS encoding PD40 domain-containing protein, translating into MKGAVLAILLTLWFISTALCGDLVFTVRKPLNSLQGFKASIGIYSSGVGPSGVSKRWWEFFSQNIYTMNPDGTELRQLTDDNISIFPRWSPDGRYIAYISGPDGNQELWVMRGDGSGKRRLLGKQERINYFWWSPKSDQILVSVKPKRSVDRLEGWVVSVDGKDRKRMGSSEWAKGWNHWNEDGRILNPHPRLIPSLPKDAAWPFWTWDNKYIAFITSGVLALADVEGVIASGRWALGRDEPPCDEIYEWAPDGRRILFSARGYVCTAEVVRGRFKNLINVSNGRAAYATWNGDGTKIAYAARPGDRKSLEIFIVNPDGSNQVRITNTNYDHLYLDWK
- the argB gene encoding acetylglutamate kinase — translated: MNELISKAKVLIEALPYIRRFYGTTMVIKYGGSAMIEDELRESVIQDVVLLKFVGMNPVLVHGGGPMISRTMEKLGKKSRFVNGLRVTDGETMEIVEMVLAGVINKQIVSLINQHGAKAVGICGKDASFILAKKHMPKPDLDIGFVGEVVRINPGIIDTLISGGFIPVIAPIGVDEGGQTYNINADTVAGEIAAALKAEKLILLTDVRGILADREDENSLIPTIHEDEVERLKAEGVIAGGMIPKVKACLIALKGGVSKTHIIDGRIPHSILLEIFTESGIGTEIVG
- the argJ gene encoding bifunctional glutamate N-acetyltransferase/amino-acid acetyltransferase ArgJ, which translates into the protein MRELMGSITIVEGVLASGVSAGVKGSREKDLALIFCREPAVAAGVFTTNLMKAPPVLLTQSRVKSGRAQAIVANSGNANACTGKAGFEDARRMAQIAAEELKIAPEMVLVASTGVIGVRLPMDRIGKGIKQAVKSLSPKGGHNAARAIMTTDKLPKECAVSLMVSGKEVRIGGIAKGAGMIRPNMATMLCFLTTDVSITAEMLQSALKESVDLSFNRITVDGDMSTNDTVLILATGGAGNPQIKERDEAYNQFRKGLDYVTGKLARMIVEDGEGATKFVTVTIKGARDEKEAEMAARAVAESPLVKTAIYGMDPNWGRVAAALGYSGAVFDPEKVQIWFDDLLIVDNGVAADYDEEGAKRLFMKNNLRITVNLNAGDAEATIWTCDLTDEYIKINASYRS
- a CDS encoding Gfo/Idh/MocA family oxidoreductase, with the translated sequence MPKDKIRVAFIGCGGNARGHGRRIAAQPDAEVVGICDVSEAAIQAFRGIDGVGAKVPAFTDHKEMLATVKPDAVVISTPHTLHFQQIMDSLDAGCHVLVEKPMVCTVEHARKVIAKVEETGKHLMIGYQRHFSPIYMYCRDVVQSGELGKVHFVAAHQSQNWYRSQKGKWRQDPALSGGGQLNDSGSHLLDILLWILETRPEEVFAMMDCLDTQVDILTAMTIRFDTGALCNISVVGHSVGRMHEDMTIWMENGTLFVRDGKLYREEQNTGMVEVTGDQLPKGGEKDRAFLDLVLGKAENAVDATNGLRVIQLTEAAWKSAETGKPVRLK
- a CDS encoding phospholipase D family protein codes for the protein MLGDQDTSSNVEFVITVPEPYGPELAFRARARTTLGVIIQLIAQAQHQIVIASPFIQLHENLESEPLAEALRAALGRGVDVDIVSTGSSLRALELSYLRQKAHGRLRLFQPRTNIEDERRLGSHAKFCLVDGRYAYIGSANLTGPGLSENLEMGVLIHGKIARQIAEFWNLLLNREFFVEIKTKD